From the genome of Branchiostoma floridae strain S238N-H82 chromosome 8, Bfl_VNyyK, whole genome shotgun sequence:
ACTTGCAGAAcgttttttaagtttgtgtttgttcgtATCGTCTCGGCCCACGTTGCGCTGAATCTGCAACGGTTGTAAGGTCCCTTCCGAACGAAATAACTGCCATTCTCGTAGacatcaggagacaaactgtgttaatttgaataacacatttatagaacagtgctgtaagTAGTGTATACAgggaactaatagcggaaaaagtgttcggGAGACCTCCTtggggagacaaactgtgtcaatttgaatgacacacttacataatagcgccgtaagaactgtatgtagcttAACTAATAGCGATAAACGTGTTtaggagacaaactatgtcaatttgaatggcgcacttacataatagcgccgtaagaactgtatgtagctaacaaatagcgagaaacgtgttcaggagacaaaatgtgtcactttgaatgacacatttatagaacagcgatgttagacctgtatatagctattaagtaatcgcggaaaacgtattcaggagtcaaactgtggcaatttgaatgacacacttacatgatagtgccgtaagaactgtataaagctaactaggagcgaaaaacatgttcaggagacaaactgtgccaatttgaatgacacaacgcattatagaatagcgctgtaagaactgtatataatAAAATTTAGTTAACTtgaagcggaatgcgtgttcaaatgtcaatctgtgtcaatttgaatgacacacttgtagacagcgcccaaagaactgtatatagcaaactaatagcgaaaacgtattcaggagacaaactgtgtcaatttgaatgacacacttatagaacaaagctgaatgaactgtatacAGCTAaataatagcgaaaaacgtgttcaggagacaaacggtgtcaatttgaatgatgcattcatagaacagcgctgtaaaaaactgtatataggtaacttaaagtgcaatgcgtgttcaggagtccaactgtgtcactttgaatgacacacttatagaacaaagctgaaagaaatgtatatagctaactgatagcgaaaaacgtgttcaggagtccaactgtgtcaatttgaatgacacacttacataatggtgCCGTAAGgattgtatatagctaactatgacacacttttgaaacgcataaaaatgtcttaaaaatggaaaacgtttttccgggggacaactgtgtcaatctaTATCACCCACAATTAAAAAATCGCTGTTTAACGTGTGTAAAATTGATCACGGAAAAAATTGGACAGTAAAGaatttgtgtcaatttatatgacACACTGGTAAAAAGTGTACTTTGGGCTGTACCTAACAACTACATTGCTGAAAACGTAGTCAAAAGCACAGCTGTGTCGATTTGTATCGACACATTTGTAGAATAGCGCCGAACGTatagcatacaaatgtatgactaaaTCTTAACGGCTAATGTGTTCAGGacacaaaactgtgtcaatttgtatgacacacctaaagaaaagcgctgtaagaactgcatatagccattttacaacagaaaacttcGTTAGGAGGGCAACTGTGTCAATCCATATGACACACAAGTAAAGTAAAGCGATAATTGAATAGTATGATCATCcgattgaaaaagtttttgttaGAGCAAACTTTCGTCAAAATAAATTTACctcgctgttctatgaatgtgtcattcacatagacacattttgtatcctaaacacgtttttttttaaaattggtTAGCTATGTACTGTTTTTACGGCGCTATAATGTGAGTATGTcatgcaaattgacacagtttgtcccctgaacacgttttccgctatatacagttcttacagcacttttctataaatctgtcattcaaatCGACACAGGTAGTCTACTGAATACACTTTTCGCTTTAAGTTAGTTATATACTGTTTTAACGGCGCtattctgtaagtgtgtcattcaaattgacacagcttgtctcctgaacacgtttttcgctattagtttgctatataatgttcttacagcactgttctataatgtgtcattcaaattgacacagtttgtctcttgaacaTGNNNNNNNNNNNNNNNNNNNNNNNNNNNNNNNNNNNNNNNNNNNNNNNNNNNNNNNNNNNNNNNNNNNNNNNNNNNNNNNNNNNNNNNNNNNNNNNNNNNNNNNNNNNNNNNNNNNNNNNNNNNNNNNNNNNNNNNNNNNNNNNNNNNNNNNNNNNNNNNNNNNNNNNNNNNNNNNNNNNNNNNNNNNNNNNNNNNNNNNNNNNNNNNNNNNNNNNNNNNNNNNNNNNNNNNNNNNNNNNNNNNNNNNNNNNNNNNNNNNNNNNNNNNNNNNNNNNNNNNNNNNNNNNNNNNNNNNNNNNNNNNNNNNNNNNNNNNNNNNNNNNNNNNNNNNNNNNNNNNNNNNNNNNNNNNNNNNNNNNNNNNNNNNNNNNNNNNNNNNNNNNNNNNNNNNNNNNNNNNNNNNNNNNNNNNNNNNNNNNNNNNNNNNNNNNNNNNNNNNNNNNNNNNNNNNNNNNNNNNNNNNNNNNNNNNNNNNNNNNNNNNNNNNNNNNNNNNNNNNNNNNNNNNNNNNNNNNNNNNNNNNNNNNNNNNNNNNNNNNNNNNNNNNNNNNNNNNNNNNNNNNNNNNNNNNNNNNNNNNNNNNNNNNNNNNNNNNNNNNNNNNNNNNNNNNNNNNNNNNNNNNNNNNNNNNNNNNNNNNNNNNNNNNNNNNNNNNNNNNNNNNNNNNNNNNNNNNNNNNNNNNNNNNNNNNNNNNNNNNNNNNNNNNNNNNNNNNNNNNNNNNNNNNNNNNNNNNNNNNNNNNNNNNNNNNNNNNNNNNNNNNNNNNNNNNNNNNNNNNNNNNNNNNNNNNNNNNNNNNNNNNNNNNNNNNNNNNNNNNNNNNNNNNNNNNNNNNNNNNNNNNNNNNNNNNNNNNNNNNNNNNNNNNNNNNNNNNNNNNNNNNNNNNNNNNNNNNNNNNNNNNNNNNNNNNNNNNNNNNNNNNNNNNNNNNNNNNNNNNNNNNNNNNNNNNNNNNNNNNNNNNNNNNNNNNNNNNNNNNNNNNNNNNNNNNNNNNNNNNNNNNNNNNNNNNNNNNNNNNNNNNNNNNNNNNNNNNNNNNNNNNNNNNNNNNNNNNNNNNNNNNNNNNNNNNNNNNNNNNNNNNNNNNNNNNNNNNNNNNNNNNNNNNNNNNNNNNNNNNNNNNNNNNNNNNNNNNNNNNNNNNNNNNNNNNNNNNNNNNNNNNNNNNNNNNNNNNNNNNNNNNNNNNNNNNNNNNNNNNNNNNNNNNNNNNNNNNNNNNNNNNNNNNNNNNNNNNNNNNNNNNNNNNNNNNNNNNNNNNNNNNNNNNNNNNNNNNNNNNNNNNNNNNNNNNNNNNNNNNNNNNNNNNNNNNNNNNNNNNNNNNNNNNNNNNNNNNNNNNNNNNNNNNNNNNNNNNNNNNNNNNNNNNNNNNNNNNNNNNNNNNNNNNNNNNNNNNNNNNNNNNNNNNNNNNNNNNNNNNNNNNNNNNNNNNNNNNNNNNNNNNNNNNNNNNNNNNNNNNNNNNNNNNNNNNNNNNNNNNNNNNNNNNNNNNNNNNNNNNNNNNNNNNNNNNNNNNNNNNNNNNNNNNNNNNNNNNNNNNNNNNNNNNNNNNNNNNNNNNNNNNNNNNNNNNNNNNNNNNNNNNNNNNNNNNNNNNNNNNNNNNNNNNNNNNNNNNNNNNNNNNNNNNNNNNNNNNNNNNNNNNNNNNNNNNNNNNNNNNNNNNNNNNNNNNNNNNNNNNNNNNNNNNNNNNNNNNNNNNNNNNNNNNNNNNNNNNNNNNNNNNNNNNNNNNNNNNNNNNNNNNNNNNNNNNNNNNNNNNNNNNNNNNNNNNNNNNNNNNNNNNNNNNNNNNNNNNNNNNNNNNNNNNNNNNNNNNNNNNNNNNNNNNNNNNNNNNNNNNNNNNNNNNNNNNNNNNNNNNNNNNNNNNNNNNNNNNNNNNNNNNNNNNNNNNNNNNNNNNNNNNNNNNNNNNNNNNNNNNNNNNNNNNNNNNNNNNNNNNNNNNNNNNNNNNNNNNNNNNNNNNNNNNNNNNNNNNNNNNNNNNNNNNNNNNNNNNNNNNNNNNNNNNNNNNNNNNNNNNNNNNNNNNNNNNNNNNNNNNNNNNNNNNNNNNNNNNNNNNNNNNNNNNNNNNNNNNNNNNNNNNNNNNNNNNNNNNNNNNNNNNNNNNNNNNNNNNNNNNNNNNNNNNNNNNNNNNNNNNNNNNNNNNNNNNNNNNNNNNNNNNNNNNNNNNNNNNNNNNNNNNNNNNNNNNNNNNNNNNNNNNNNNNNNNNNNNNNNNNNNNNNNNNNNNNNNNNNNNNNNNNNNNNNNNNNNNNNNNNNNNNNNNNNNNNNNNNNNNNNNNNNNNNNNNNNNNNNNNNNNNNNNNNNNNNNNNNNNNNNNNNNNNNNNNNNNNNNNNNNNNNNNNNNNNNNNNNNNNNNNNNNNNNNNNNNNNNNNNNNNNNNNNNNNNNNNNNNNNNNNNNNNNNNNNNNNNNNNNNNNNNNNNNNNNNNNNNNNNNNNNNNNNNNNNNNNNNNNNNNNNNNNNNNNNNNNNNNNNNNNNNNNNNNNNNNNNNNNNNNNNNNNNNNNNNNNNNNNNNNNNNNNNNNNNNNNNNNNNNNNNNNNNNNNNNNNNNNNNNNNNNNNNNNNNNNNNNNNNNNNNNNNNNNNNNNNNNNNNNNNNNNNNNNNNNNNNNNNNNNNNNNNNNNNNNNNNNNNNNNNNNNNNNNNNNNNNNNNNNNNNNNNNNNNNNNNNNNNNNNNNNNNNNNNNNNNNNNNNNNNNNNNNNNNNNNNNNNNNNNNNNNNNNNNNNNNNNNNNNNNNNNNNNNNNNNNNNNNNNNNNNNNNNNNNNNNNNNNNNNNNNNNNNNNNNNNNNNNNNNNNNNNNNNNNNNNNNNNNNNNNNNNNNNNNNNNNNNNNNNNNNNNNNNNNNNNNNNNNNNNNNNNNNNNNNNNNNNNNNNNNNNNNNNNNNNNNNNNNNNNNNNNNNNNNNNNNNNNNNNNNNNNNNNNNNNNNNNNNNNNNNNNNNNNNNNNNNNNNNNNNNNNNNNNNNNNNNNNNNNNNNNNNNNNNNNNNNNNNNNNNNNNNNNNNNNNNNNNNNNNNNNNNNNNNNNNNNNNNNNNNNNNNNNNNNNNNNNNNNNNNNNNNNNNNNNNNNNNNNNNNNNNNNNNNNNNNNNNNNNNNNNNNNNNNNNNNNNNNNNNNNNNNNNNNNNNNNNNNNNNNNNNNNNNNNNNNNNNNNNNNNNNNNNNNNNNNNNNNNNNNNNNNNNNNNNNNNNNNNNNNNNNNNNNNNNNNNNNNNNNNNNNNNNNNNNNNNNNNNNNNNNNNNNNNNNNNNNNNNNNNNNNNNNNNNNNNNNNNNNNNNNNNNNNNNNNNNNNNNNNNNNNNNNNNNNNNNNNNNNNNNNNNNNNNNNNNNNNNNNNNNNNNNNNNNNNNNNNNNNNNNNNNNNNNNNNNNNNNNNNNNNNNNNNNNNNNNNNNNNNNNNNNNNNNNNNNNNNNNNNNNNNNNNNNNNNNNNNNNNNNNNNNNNNNNNNNNNNNNNNNNNNNNNNNNNNNNNNNNNNNNNNNNNNNNNNNNNNNNNNNNNNNNNNNNNNNNNNNNNNNNNNNNNNNNNNNNNNNNNNNNNNNNNNNNNNNNNNNNNNNNNNNNNNNNNNNNNNNNNNNNNNNNNNNNNNNNNNNNNNNNNNNNNNNNNNNNNNNNNNNNNNNNNNNNNNNNNNNNNNNNNNNNNNNNNNNNNNNNNNNNNNNNNNNNNNNNNNNNNNNNNNNNNNNNNNNNNNNNNNNNNNNNNNNNNNNNNNNNNNNNNNNNNNNNNNNNNNNNNNNNNNNNNNNNNNNNNNNNNNNNNNNNNNNNNNNNNNNNNNNNNNNNNNNNNNNNNNNNNNNNNNNNNNNNNNNNNNNNNNNNNNNNNNNNNNNNNNNNNNNNNNNNNNNNNNNNNNNNNNNNNNNNNNNNNNNNNNNNNNNNNNNNNNNNNNNNNNNNNNNNNNNNNNNNNNNNNNNNNNNNNNNNNNNNNNNNNNNNNNNNNNNNNNNNNNNNNNNNNNNNNNNNNNNNNNNNNNNNNNNNNNNNNNNNNNNNNNNNNNNNNNNNNNNNNNNNNNNNNNNNNNNNNNNNNNNNNNNNNNNNNNNNNNNNNNNNNNNNNNNNNNNNatacttcaaagacatttcaatattacttcGTAACATGATAAACCGCTGACAGCACCATCAAAAGTACTTGTGTACACTACCGAGTGAGGTCCCGAGTGACTGCCGCAACGGTATAGcgtgacccggaaacagttgAACCTCGCCCACTAAGCGGACACCCCGAAACCCCCATACGGTGCGTATTTCGGCTTGAAAACAATGGCGAAACCATAGGAAAAAGCTGTcgaaaatcggtcaactttgacatcaaatatatacTTTCTCGCAAAAGTCCATCGCTTGAGATTCACAAGGCagatagaacaactcgtggggattacgAGGACACCTTTCACAGCCTGATTTAGCCCACCgcaattttttaatcttttttttatgtgaccatgtcaagtgcctcaaacgggcgtccaacacgcacgtcaagtgagagggggcctttacatAGTCATATCTCTGAAACGCCGGGGTTTGTTTCACGACTCACTAAGATTTCCTGTACGCTTTGGTACAGAAGACACTAAAGTAAGGAGATTGAAACTGAGTGTTACGGGCAGTTTATCAGGAAAGTTGATAAAGTTGTGTTTTAATACTCTATCTATGTGTAGCAATTTACCAGGCATTTACCCCACTAATTGCAAAGTTAGTATATATAAAGGTAACCGTAGCACCGGTATCATTGCCTGTTATATAAATAAAgtctttatacccccctcacattaggcgaaaatcgatcggacgacgagtctacgagctctaaatttacgaggaggcatgaccctgctgccggcgaggaaatggcagagttccccccttcccttcaggatcatgcctcctcgtaatgtagagctcgcagactcgtcgtccgatcgattttcgcctaatgtgaggggggtataaagggCATTGGATTGTGATATAAATACTTAATAGGTACTAGGGTACGATGTGGAATTCGAAGGAGGAGCCCAACAGTCTCCTCCCACCGCCTTTACCTCCCCATGTCAGGTACcagttttacacctgggtagagtaAGAACAACCGTGTAAGGtgccttaaggccccctctcacttgacgtgcggcacgcttgcggcattgcttcgttcgttcactgcggcactgctgtgttaatttcgccgattttgtcttgcactcacactgacgtgcggcactgttgcgtttctaaactgaatgaacatgttattggcaattgcagcgttgtcaatttatgaaaaatcactgtaaaatgatgagaatgcccaaaaatgagatttataatgaaaagatttcccttatgataatgaattatatgatacatatgctataaataaccttgaacgaCTTTTACTGTacaggaaatgacccaaatgaacggacacgaaccatataccagatttgaatcgatgtgtacgttttgcaccatgtaacgttatgtgtaattatgtatgttaatatgtttattcaccaattttgcaaatttttaaaatgaaaatgcttgatatttcatacttattttgtatgacgcggagtattttcattgtcggcggatggcttgccagcctattgatgtctaagtctatcatatgtgtaaaaagtgagaaaaatatggcccatcggtttgaatgactgcaattttgtattttatcggcggcaggctaccaaaaatcaaaagatgtatttttaagttaactctgaatacggatacaaggtaagttttctggaattcgcagtgtttttactggatcgaaaaccactgtaaaattattagaaatgcatctaaaatagtttttcggtgataaaaggatgtttacttttgattcttggtgtaaaataggcaaaatatatccttgatactgtttggggcatggtggcggcactgttgcggcaccgttgcggcactgttgcggcactgttgcggcactgttgcggcatcttgccacttgcgttatttttaaactttttaaaaaacgtcgcgcttgcttgcggcacttctaggtttgcttgcggcacctctgggtttgcttgcggcacctgtaggttccgtggcggtacatctgcgttttcgaacgcagcaatgccgcaagcgtgccgcacgtcaagtgagagggggcctttactcAAGGGCACAGGATTGGTAGGAACTCGGGATTTTAACCCAGGACCCCACTAGTAATAGACATGTCAATTGTAGCAAGCAGGTTCTAATCTTATATATTCAGCTATTTAGAATGTCCTATTAACCAGATGTTGTTTAAAAGTGTCTGTTAGAAATTTTTGAGGACTTACCTAAATATCCTTAGCACGATGTTACACAAGaatattgaaattgaaaatgaaagattgCTTCTCAGTTGGaaacagttttattttacagttGTTGTGTAAAAGTCTTACAGAAATATGGTTCATCGTAGATAATATTTGCAGTGTTAAGGCACAGCAGGAGGAtttacagaaacaacaacaattacaaTTCCCTACATTATAAACAGACCAGGGCCTTAAATGATATCGCTGCCATTTCTCCTACCTTATTCTACTGGAAGAGATTTTCACCACTGATTCTCCGTCTACCTACCGTCATAATGATAAGGTGATGTACGTTGTAATGTcagttatgttacaatttttcatCAGAATGTTCAAACGTTTAAAAATCTCAGAAATTAAACCTGTTAACAACGGGTGCAAGTGGCAAAAGGGTAGCTGTAAGAAGACCATACCGCTATCTAAGTGTTTTGGAGAATGttcatttcttttcaaagtTTTCTACTCCAATTTACCCCGTTAACAAACAACGGGCGTCTTGACGCTCTTTTCGGTCAGCATGGAGGCATGGCAGGAATTCATTTGTAATACATCTGGAATGCATCTGTAGTAGAAAAAAGCGCCGATACTTCATATTTCATTTACTGAACATGAATTTAGTTTCGTATCGTCCTTTTGTCGCCCTTCTTTTTAATCAACATCAGTATTTCTGCTATAAAAATTAAGAGACATCAAAGTGGTCTCCATAATCACAATGCTTCAAATAACAGCATTGGAGAAAGACTTGAATGAACAAATATAAGGATGGCTTTGCTGTACATATATTATAAGAAAAATGTCACGGTTTTCCTTACCAACCCGTGCTTGGAGAATAAGGAGCAGGAATTCTGTAAGATTTTTGACCGGAAAAAAATACACTCCTCTAAAAGCTAAAATAAGCAACGTTACATAAGCAACCCTTTATCTGTTAGATCAGTACACATCAGCGTAAAGTTACAATCATCTTCTCAAACTGATTTGCTCTTATATCATAATATCTTCTCACGTCGACCTGCTGAAGTGTGTGTGGGCGCAGTGACCGTCCGGCCGAAGTCCTCTGGCTTGATATCTTATGTAAAATCTTATATCAAGGGCAGGCTATGTTTTCAGGTAGCTGGTTggttctggctgtttttttcGTCCAGTTGCTTTATGTTAGCTCTAATCTGATAGGCTTTCTCAAGGTTATGCTttcttccgaaaatagtttcatcaggttggtagaatataggatgaaggagaattcttattacacaacccATAGCTACTCACATTGCTtgcgtaagcaatgtaagtacctactggttgtgtaataagaattctccttcatccgtTATGCTTTTTGCTCGCCGATTGGTTGTAGCTGTAATCACAGATGTTGCATAAGCTCGTGTAGTTCTATAAGACAGGATAACCGGCTTGCTAATTCATCCAAAGCTGTTCTTCACGTCAGCTACGTACGTCGTCATTGTCTTCATCGACAAACCTGGTATGTGACTTGCAATCTGACTGAAGATTTTTTGTTCCTCCTTTATATCCTACTCTTGGTTCTTGTCTTCATGGTCAGTTAGGTCTTTGATATTCAACCTTTGAGTCACTGAAGTACTGATAACGGTGGTAAAACGCGTACGGAGAATGCGTTAATTTGTTTTTTCATGTGCACCTGGGTTTTGCATGGTTCGGTTAATGTAAAATAACTGCTGTAAAGGCTAGGATGTATTGGTTGGTTTGTCATTGTGTTTTTCATATCTGCGGTAAaagggtgtgtgtgtttgtttgtctttccGGTGTGTGGAGATGTTTTTCAAGGCTCAGTAAATGTACTGAAGTGCGGGAACAAGATGAATGAGTGAGTCAGTTTGTACTTTCTGTTGTGTAACGTTTTGTCATGGCTTGGTAAATGTAAGATATCTTCGGTGAAACGGGGGATGAGCTGATTTGTCTTTCGACTGTGCAGAGAAGTTTTTCCACGGCTCAGTAAATGTAACAAACTGTAGGAACTTATGGTGAGCTACTCAGTTTGTATTTTCTGGCGTGCAAAGTGTTTTTTCCATATGCATTGCTCGGTAATGTAGCGAGCTGTAGGAGCAGTCAGGGGGAGTCTGTcagtttgtattttctgtttttttttccatatacaTTGCTCGGTAAATCTAACGTGATAGCTGTAAAACAGAGGATGTgcttttttggttgtttttctgTTGCGCAGAGATGTTTTAAAGGCTCGGTGGGGACAATTATGGTGACCCAGTTAGTTTCCTTTTTCTGTTCTGCACAGCTTTTTTTCACATGCATCGCTGGGTAAATGTCTGTAAAACGGAGGATGTGTTGGCTCGTTTGTCATTCCGCTGTGAACAGGTGTTTTTATGGCTCGGTAAATGTTAAGTAACCGCAGTGCGGTAAGACGGAGAGTGCACTGGTTTATTTGTCTTTCTGTTGCGCACAGGCATTTTTCATGACTCGATAACTGAAGAACATTGTAGTCACCTAACGATGGATCCTTGTAGATATGTGCATTCTATGATTCTGACAAGTATTTAAGTAGATACGTTGCACAGTGGAACCGCGGAAGATTCCCCAGTTTGTATTCGTGCCATAGAAAATACAAGGTGAATTAGTTTGTATTTTCTTCGCGTATCTCTTTAGCTCAGTAGATATGTGTGGCCCAACGTTGGGTCTCTTTCCGCTGTAGCAGCATTTGTCTGTTTACTGCCATTTACGTGTTTTCGAGTATTTCTGGCTTATTACATGTTTCTGCGCATTATAGCACTATGTCATTTTCCCATTTAGCTTCCTTTATATAAGCAACTGAACAGCGACGACATTTCTGATTCAAGCGTTGTTTTTACATTGTACTCCCCtacttgttttctttgcaaaGCCAGCGTGCTTGCGTTTGTGTTTCTGTTGGTGCATGTGTTGCTAAGCAGCAAGCTATGAATGAAACgttatttgtttttcaaacgTTTAGCTTACTCTGGCGAGTCTTATTTCAAAAGCAATGCCATTTACTCCGGATTGATTATCTTATTGCCACGTTGTTGCTTGGCTAGACTTGCCTACTTCATTGCagaattttgtaaataaatctgatttttttttacctgagtcCTAGATTCCGGTGAGGCGCTACCTACAATATGTCGATGATACTTGACTgacgttttcttttgttgttgttgctccaGATCTAGGCTGTTTCTCTACTTCATCCCGAAGACCAAGACAGGAGGAAAGATGATTCTGAAAGCCGCGCTGTTCGTCGCCATGGTGATGGTGGTCACCGCAGCACCTAAAGATGATCTCGgggtaagattttttttcttttttaattgaagccatccatgtgaattttttgcatgaaatagaACCAAATAGATTTTGCCTGAGAGAGAAAGGTATTTTCATGTATAGATATAATGTaacttacaaaatgtaagttATGTAAGGTTATTTGCATGATGATAAAGATATCTTATGCAGCTGTGGCTTTCACACTTTTTTAAACAGGAGGACATCGAATTCGACCGCCAACAGCTCCAGACCGCCGACACTAACCAGGGCATCACCAAGCCCGCCATCCATCGTCTGGTTCGCCGTAGCGGCCTCAGCCACTTCTTCCAAATCTACGGGTCCGGTATGAACTTTATGGAATTCCTGTTGCACGTGATCCACCTCGCAACGAAATTCGCCATGAACGAAGGGCGCTTTAGAGTTACCTATGTGGACATGGCCCGAGCTCTCGAAGAGAAAGGTTCCCCTAAACCAAGGTTTTAAGCCTTCTACTAATTAAGTGCCTGAAAACGCTTTTTGGATGTATATATGAGCTGatgtaaacgtttttttttggatCACAATAATGTGCTTAATGAATGTTCGAGGCTTCTGTAATGTGACAtatgattgttttctttgtattgtatgtaccgCATATCATCGGTAATGATGAAAACATTCAGGCCCGTTTGTACtgattaaaaagaaataaagtgtcTGACCCAACACGATCACACATATTTCTCAAATGTTGTAGACGTAAATTATAGCGTTTATTCCTTTATATGATTTCAAACAGTGGCCTGCATATACTTACTCTTGTGTATACATATAAAACAGATGGGAATTGCTCTGGACCTGTTACATCGTTGTTAACATTTCTCAAAATATGAAGAACCAACCTGTTACGTTTGATTCTTGCTGCATGACTAGCGTTAACCAATTTAATGATATCTGATGTGTCCGCCTATATAATCACACGTGTTTCTGTTGGGAAAGATGCAAGCAAAAATAAAGGACGTCAAACTCAAATGATATCTGAAGCCTGAGGTTTTTGCCTGACAATTCCTCTTGTTATACACGTAATACGCACACACCGTGCCAGTTTGTTCActgataccccctttccactaggacggcgctctcgacgcgctctctctgcgacctcaaaatTGAATTCTATGgaaaagaaacgatttttttttttacacttggtgtgttttgttgtcttcttagtcaccCTTTTACGTTTCGTATGaaatacccagtgtgaaagcgaaggttacaaatatcctatttaggtcacagtgagagcgcagggcgatcgccgtctagtggaaaggggcctgAGCGCTTTTGTACCTAAATATCGAAAATATGGGATATAAGATCGGATACAGGAATAGCAAATAGGGATGACTTAACCAAATCGTCAGGGGTAAGATTCTACACATAGGAGAAGTTAGTCACTTTATGAAGTTATTTAGGTTAATGTGCCTTATGATGAGTACAAGTGCAAGGCACCAACAAACCATTTTCAACTATTTAAATAGAATTTTGAATTCTAACTTTTAAACTACGTAAGATTTGAGCCCCAAAATTGAAATATTCTCCAAAACAAAACCTTAATGTGAATGGCCtatacaacaatttttttagCATATTTGCATCACTTTTTCATATTCCTAGTGTTTGTGAACTTGTGACTTCATCAAAGCCACGTGAGCGTTGAGGTAAAAGAACCCAcaaggaaacaacaacaaaacatgttggcAACAATGGCATCCTCGTTTTCACAATGGGTCAATTTATTTTTACGTTTCCGAAGGAAAACGCTTTGTTTTTGCTCCCGTTTCCGATTTCTTCCGAaattagccaatcaaaactcagatttcgaaatgacgtcatcaattacGCTGAAAATCGTCATGTATATTAATTGAATATTTAACTAACTGTAAATATTTAAGGTTCAAAATGTACAACACTTAACAGtgggctgttgtttttttggggTCCGGCTTTATCCCCTGTACGACAACACGTACGTTACTATGATGTATAAAGCTCAC
Proteins encoded in this window:
- the LOC118420723 gene encoding histone H4-like gives rise to the protein MILKAALFVAMVMVVTAAPKDDLGEDIEFDRQQLQTADTNQGITKPAIHRLVRRSGLSHFFQIYGSGMNFMEFLLHVIHLATKFAMNEGRFRVTYVDMARALEEKGSPKPRF